ttataaacaaatacacaagtaTGACAAAGATTGAATTGTGATAtcacaaaaaatatgaaatttaCTCATTTATACAAAATAATAGCTTACACTGCATTAGCTATAGAAGTTGTAGTGCTAGAAATAACAATGCAAATGTACTTGTATAGCAggtttgttgcatttatttgcacatttcaGCAGAAaggtgctttacataaaatatatgtttttaaaattgttatctgaaaaaagcataaaaatatTACCGTcctacatttcatttaaatctaGCTGCATGTCAATACAACTGAAGTAGGCTATTCAAACTGGGTTATTATTAAAGATACATTAATATATAAGAATAGTTTTAGGTTACCATTATACTGCAGAGTAGCCACTATATTTTacataataaacaaacattttgaaatatgtACAGTGACCACTTCAACCTAATGCGTAAGATAAGGTTTCACTTAATATCCCTAGAAAATTGTGACTTTAGAGTTCACACTGACTGTACTGTGTTTGCTTTGCCAATTATGATGTAAACGCATATAAGTaattaaaaacccaaacatgATTTATTGcaaattaaatcattaaatgacTCTGATAATGTAATGATTACAGTGAGTTGTTAAAATGTTCCCTCTTGCAATATATCACACACATTCAGATGCCCAATagtaattatcacattatgacaattggttgtaaaaaaaataaaattacagtTAAGTACAATTACACAAAAATGACTCAATTACATAACTGTTTTGTGTAATTTACCTTTGCTGATGACACTGACATAGGTATTATACAGTATCTATAGTATATCTTACAGGATTTTATCTCCCAGATCACCGGTTGCATCTGAGAAcacttctcctcctgcagctgtgaGGAAATGTGTCGCCTGCCTTTAGCTTCACTCTTCATTGGCTTCTGGTTGGTGGAGGGAAGCCAGTGCAGTGGCAGCCTTCAGGAAAACATGGAAGCGCTGCACACCAGGTTCGCTGTCAGCCTCTACCAGACCCTCACCGAGACGGAGAACAACTCCAACCTCATCGTGTCTCCCGTGAGCGTCTCCTTGTCTCTGGGTCTGCTACAGTTCGGTGCCAGGGGAAACACGCTCGCACAGCTGGAGCAAACACTGGGATACAATGTTAATGGTAAGGTTGGTCTCACTTCACAGGGAACTATGAGGaaccttttcattcatttagcaGTGGTTATGGAGGTTGTGGCCCTCATTGCTGCTGTTAGGAGACATAATACATATAATGCCACACCACACCAACTCTAATCTCATTAACCACTCCTGCAGCTTGGCTCTGGGGTCaagtggtcagtgtgtttaaCAAAATGTGAGTTGCAGCTGCTGGTTTTCCACACACATCACGGATTTGAATGGAATGGATTATATCGGGCTCTAGGTTAAAAGTGAGAAAAATCTCCCACTCAATTCTGCCGTTACTTTAATAACATCTGACCCGTCTGTCCTCTGCATTTCCTGATCTTTCAGATGCCCAGATACAAGACTTCCTGTTGCGTTCGCATGGCGACATGAGCAACAGCAGCCAGGGGATGTGGCTGCAGCAGAGCTGCACGTTGTTCGTCCAGAGTGGCGTTCGTCTCCTCGATGAGTTCACACACCACGCTGCTGCTTGGGTGAACACCACTGTGGTCCGAGCCAACGTCACTCAGCCCAGCCACGCTGGCAGCCAACATTCGGGGCACAACCATGGTAACTGAAGCAGCTTTAgagtcaaaatgaatgaaatgagttTCATATAATGCAGTTATTTGCTTGTCAGGAACCCACACCATCAGATCTGCAGCTCAGTTTAGTctgttttatcttgttttcacAGCACATTAAAGGTATACACTTACATTTattgttggagaacctatgtagtCTTAACTTCAAAGCATCACAACTCACTCTCATCTGCCTTGtgttctcctctttcttttctacCTACAATGTCATGGCATTAATTACAACCAAACCCCACAAATAAACTCACACATCTCCATCTAACctcttcacattttcatttgttcattgcATCTGACCACATGGGACAGTGATGACCTTTAAAACTTGTTACCTCCCAGATGAGACATGGCCCCTGCAGTCAGGAAGCAGCAGCGGGGAGCTGTCGGGCTCCGGTGAGGCCCAAGCCGAGGCTCTGTGGTGGGGCCACTGGCTGCAGATGGCCCTGGTCAACACAGTGGCCTTCAGAGGCATCTGGCAGAAACACTTCGTCTTCACCAACACCCAGAACCTGCCCTTCACTCTCTCTGATGGCAGCACCATCAAAGTGCCAATGATGTATCAAGCTACAGAGGTCAGATTTGGTAAGAGACGGCATCCATCCATCAAATCCAtccatgtgtctgtttttcccccttaaaacaaatacatgagAGGATAGTGCAAATTAAAATTAATCTACAGCACATAACTTTTGATGTTGTTGAATGGTTTGGTCTTTGCATTCTGTGTCCATCTGAAACTTGGCTCTGTCAAGAAGAAAGAAGCGTTTATCAAACTGCAGGTTTTTATGAGCAgtggaattcacttctgaatctTTTCAagggtgcttctttgtgttgacgctcatactccaacctgtttgcaacctttttgctttaaaacaaagcacttcctgtgtgcagtgtgggaatgttacCAGGCGACGTGAGATCTAAACAACAGTACACTGAGAAAACCAGAGAGTCACATTGATTTGCCACATCAACGTGAATTTGAATAGAATTTGTtacacataaaacattttttttttatttcataacaCATAACAGTTGAGGCAGGGAACAAGGAACTAGGAACTAGGAACTAGAACAGCTAGGCAAACTACATAAGAGATTCCGGGAGGAAGCAGAGCAAGAGAGCATGTATAGTATATGCTGCTGCCTAATAAGGGAGAATGAGCTGCAGGTGGGCAGGAGATCAGTGAAGCCAGGTGAGATGATTTGCATACATAGAGTCAAGACAGGATCTGAAATGACAGCAGAGTTAATAACAAGTCATCACGCTGCACTATAATTACTAGGAGAACTTGTGACACTTGCACGTTCATGTCAAAAGAACAAGATCCATACAAGCACTGCTTCAGTtgcaatgacattttaaaggcataattcaaatgttaaaatgtctggtTTGGTTGGCAGGTCAGTTCAGGACATTATCAGACCAGCGTTACACCGTGTTGGAGCTCTCTTACCTGGGCCGCTCTCTGAGCCTGCAGGTGGTCCTTCCCAGCGAGAGGAAGACACCGCTGTCCACTATTGACTCCCAGCTTAACGCCCGCCAGCTGGCGTCCTGGGACACCGGCCTGCGGCGAACCAAGATGGACGTTTTCCTGCCCAGGTGCAGATCGATCATGCGGTATATTAAAAATGCTGTTTACGAGGACTCACACTTGGTATTTTTCCAGGTTCAGAATGCAGAACAAGTTCAACCTGAGGTCAGTGCTTCCTGCCATGGGCATCAGTGATGCCTTTAATCCCACAGCTGCTGACTTCAGTGGAATATCAGGTACATCAACTCACACTGTGCTAAGTGTAGCTCTGCTGGCAGCTGACAGTTTGTTACCTCTTGCAGTGGAGGAGGGTCTTTACGTGTCTGATGCTTTCCATGAAGTGAGAATAGAAGTCACAGAAGATGGCACAAAGGCAGCCGCTGCCACAGGTAAGACAAAGAGGAAGTTCTGTGTAAGAATAGAAAATCAAGGTCATTCAAAGTTAATTACATGTGGTTATTGTTTGCAGCTATGGTGCTACTCAAACGATCCCGTGCTCCAGTTTTTAAGGCAGACCGGCCGTTCTTATTCCTGCTGCGACAGATCAACACAGGTATTTATTGTACTGTGCTTCAGTCAAGGCGGCACGGCGTCCTGTTCTCCATGTTTGAGCTCATACTGTAGTTCACATCATTCCACAAATCAGGCTATAGTGTACAATAAAGTCTGTAGATAAGGCTTACATTAGTTTTGTAATCATCAGggtgtgtatttttgtgagcTCTTAGGTAATGCACCTGGACCTGCAgcattaaaaacaagtgtgcATCTTGTTACTGTATCTCACCCCTCTGACACAGTGCTTTGTTGTAGTCAAGAAATAACTAAGTACAGTAATGTATTCCTTTGTCACAATTTTCTGATACATTCCTGCTATGACGGAATCCACAGCAGAAAATAGTCTCCAACAACACAGCTTTTCctctgtaagaaaaaaaaccatttttatttatcatctATGTCCTGACAATGGATAGACAAACAGATTTGGTTACAGTTAAGTTATCCCAATACTCCCAATGTaagtgattttcaaaataaagttatgTCTATGCctggaaaaaaagagcaaatatTCAGATGTGTTCAGCTAAAGCATGACCTCTAGTGGTGGtattcagaaacacacacacacacacggtggacTAAACTGCAACAGGGGTCACCTTTCAGTCTAATCCTGACATGTCACATGAAGTACGGCAGTTCTGAGGAACATTGCTTTGCTCTCCATTGCAGGATCCGTCTTATTCATGGGCCGAGTGATGAACCCTGCTGACCAAGCACCTTAacttctgagacacacacacgcacacacacacacactggtatttATTTTCTGGACCAACAGAGGACAGTCCACAGACACTGTGGGACAGGAAGAGGGACACTATTTTTGTACATATACCTGTAAATAAAAttttaatacatgtttttacaatttgaGTGTTCAGATCCTTTTTGTCcccattaaaaaacaaatcttctGCTTaatacagtgtttttaaaaaaggaagaaaaacacagagtcacATGTTTACAGAACACTTTATTTACATGGCCCTTCACAGTGTAAAATAGAAACTTTATTCATGGAAATACTTACAAAAAGGCCATTTTTACGTTGAACATTCTCTTTAAATAGTACTCTAAGGTTATTTACATCTTTACAGTGTATTCAAAATACTCTTTTGGTAGCGGCCTcttcacaaacaaagacaagtaTGGCAGATTTTGGTCCCTGTCCAAGGAGGGAGGGAACGGAAGAGGGTTGCCCCGTGAATCAGAACTCAACTCTCCACTTCCAGACCTCAATTCAGATTAATTTGTGTATATttgagaaaattgaaaaaggcTGACCACAAAATACGAGGAACGTTGGGGGGGAAcaaatctgaaaacaaaaaggtcgtttttcctttttaaaatgacattaaataggCATTCTCAAATCTACACAAGTGCATTCATGTTTAAGTGACAAGGAGTTGGTTTGAGATTCATGGGGGTGGGGTGTTATTTGGCAGCGACCAGCACATTGGGACAAGCTGGCATCTGAGACCTCTGTTCATCAGCACTCCAGGGGACAACAGTTGGTGTTGCACATCAGATGATTCATGTTAAAAGAAGATAGAAATGGGTGAGCAGTAAATGCAGCTCCAATGTTATTGGTGGGTGAGACGCATTAGTATCAGGTTTTGAGGTTTTTGACAACGATGCATTATTcacaattattttactttttactatactttttttttttttttttaaagttcactGTGCATAAATGACAGGAGTGGTTACATGTTTCAAATTAGTCATTTCTCAAATCACTATGTAATATAAAACCATTTTTCTGGTAGGTAAACCACAAGTTGACAAAATTAAGATCGGATTGTTGGTGAATTTAAGAGCGCAGTAGTGGAGTGCTTCATTTACTGGAGTGCAGAAAGttcaatttctttttaaacacagaataaTAAACGCTCATTCTtccacaaaaaccaaacaccAAAAACGAAACTACATGAAACCAGAAACGAACATACGAAAAGAGACGAGGAGAAAAGTGTCTCCACGGGATCCCATTCGACTCTGAGCTTCAGGCAAACGCTCACACAACCACACGCAAACAGCGCCAACCCCTTCTCACATAGTCAGCCTGTAACATCATCCCAGAGAAAATGTGACCGGACATCACATCCAGATGCAGGCTGCCATCTGTTGGTCCTACTCCACCTCCCCATTTGGAAaattatttaatgtaatttgtttaaaaaaaaaacaacaagactgtTAAATTAGATGAGGAGACGCCAGACGACAGGTTCTCCACACGGAAAGCAACCAAGCCCAAATGTTCTACAGACCAGCAATAATCTTATTGCTTCGGTAAAGGATTCACCTTGTGCAACAAAGTGATTTCTTTGATCTCGGACAATGCCCTCACATCATTTAGAGTCAACACTGCTTTCAGTTTATACCGCTTAAACCAATATAACAGGACTGCGACTGAGATGTAAACACTGTGAGCTGGATGCCGTCCTCCTCTCGTCTCCGCATGGGCCCCAAAACCACAGAGGGCGTCGGGTTAGAAGAGTGTGGAGGGTTGTGGGGTTTGTTGTCAGTAAGTTCAGTGGTAGACGGAGGCGGTCTCAAAGTGTATCCATGTGATTCATGTTATTGGATCTGTTGTGGATCTCTTCGAGGAAGTTTTCCAGCTGCTCAATGAGAACACGCTTCTTGAACCTTggcacaggaggaaaaaaaaataatgaacgttatttttcatattttcctcAATCAGAAGCAACATTTCAGGCAATAACTATATTTTCTTATGGAATGTGTTGCTGGTGTTCACAGCAACAAGATGTATGCGTGAGAGCAGGGTTGAACTCACCTGGCTGCCTCTTTGATGATGTTTTGGAGGAAGATGAGCCGGGTGTCCAGCGTTCCCTGTATCTGCTTCAGGAGGTGGAAGATCTTCTCATAGTCTGAAGCACAAAGACATGAATGAGGACTAATCACTTGATTATTGCTGGATCAAATTCTACACCTTTACTCCTCAGATAACAATTGATAACCCAAGTGAAAAAGCCAGGTCATGTTTATTCTACTCACGCCTGCCAGGTTTCCTGATCTCCTTGGTGATGAGTACCCTCAGCTCATTGTTGACCTTCGTTGTCTCACTGTGAATGTGCTTCTTCAGAGCTGAAGGTGACATGTAGCGAGGGGGCTGGTCATCCAGGAGCACCATGTCCAGTCCGTCCTCACTGCCCAGCGGCAGCTCGTCTACATGTGGTTGTTCATCGTCCTCATCGTCCCCGTGCTCGAGGTCCTGAGGAGCCATGTCAGCGTGGTTCTCTTGATGGTTGGCAAGCCCCGAGGGGCTATCCGTCTCCGAGTCCGAGCTGCTGTCTGAGCTATAGTGGTTCTGATTCAGGTGGTTGATGATCAAGTCTGGTTCAGGTGCTCCTTCATTCATGTCCATATCTATGGGGTCAGATTCAAAAGAgagtaacatttgtttattctgttttgtttgtttgttaggtGATACTCTCATCCAGGTCCAGATTtgcttaaattaaaaacaccaaaGGGCATCATTACAGTTCCTTAAAGCCACATTTCCACCAAGCAGTACAGCCCAGTTTAGTATGTTATGGAATTATTTGCACGTTGGTGCAAGACCAAAATGACCGTCCCACTTTTTAACATCCTTCTCCAGCCCAGTATGTAAGAATGAGGGAGAATTGGTGCCATCTAATGGTAAGCCTCTTTCACAAGCCTCTCCTCTACCACCACCTCTGCCATtacttctttcttctttattaTTTCACCCCACggaataaaccctcctaaatgttggTCACTGGATCTTTGAAGTAGCTCAGTGGTGTGGCACCTCAAGGGTGGAGGTAGACACATTGCAATCTGTTGATTGGTTGACAGCGGGAATGGAATGGGAAAAAACGCAAACAAGGAAGTGAGAAAGTCAgggctgtttgtgtttcttttttcacaaacaatgtcaacacacacagtcaaattCACTGTGGcttgtttgtcttctttgttAAATTTATGGGCGAGCTACAGTGCGTTGCGCTGGCATGACGTCATGTTATTTCCATGGCTGCAAAGCTAATAAAACCCCCAGCCTACAAACCCTgtggtggaaacacaagccaTACCATGTGCGTGTGCTGAAATGTACTGCACTGCTTGGTGGAAACGCAGCTTGGGTCAGAAACGTCTCAATGTTATGCTAAAAAGGATTTTCAAGTTACCTGTACTGATAATGCAATCAAAGAATACAAATCTCACCCCCTGTGGATCGAGGGCTGGCCGGGGGCGTCACTGGAGGTGTGTAAGCCCTGCCCAGACGTAGCAGAGGTGACATGCAGCGGCGTCTCTTGGGACCTCCACCCTGCATGTTGTTATTGTCTCCCGGTCTTTTGCCCTTGTTTTGAGGGCCGGTTACAAACTCATCCGCCTCGTCGATCATCATGCcctgaaagaaaagagaggggtAGACAGTTAATGGCTGGAATTCTTCAGTCATTTTCATGTGGCTTTAGAAGTTCAGTGGCATTAACCTTCTTGTCCAGTTTGAAGGGGTTACCGAACGTGTGCAGGCGTTTGGGCTGTTCAGGGTCTGCATCTCGAAGAGGCTGAGGAGCAGCTTTGAGGAAGTCCTGGTAGTTGCCCATTTGGGCGATTGGCACACTGTGGAGCTGGTCTGGAGAGGAGACGGGGAAATTCATGAAATGTGGAGGGAGAAATCTACACTTTTTCAGGAGCACTTCATCTGAGAATCCTTGTCAGGGGTTCAAGTTTGCAAGTTTGTGGATTACCTGAGTCTTGCCCTCTGAGATTACAGACGCCAGTGTTGAGCAGATTTCTCCTCATTCGGCTCAGCTGGTCCAGTAAGTGGCTGCGAGGGATGTCGTAAGGATTCCTAAAGCTTTGTGGTTTGAAGCCCTGATTCATGACACAAGACAGAGGGGACTGTAAAGGCAGGGATGCGAATTTGAATTTAACATCCCGTCAAGTTGAGAAAGATGGCTGTTTTCTGGTGAAATATTGTCAAATAAAGTTGACACACAGTGGATGCAGCCCTTAAGTGACAGCCATCTTAAAAATGTCACAGCCAGGGAAGAAGTGAAGGTCCGAGCAGAATGTAATGAGAAAGAGTGAGACTTGGAGAAAGGATTGTCCTcatgttgaaaacaaaaaacacaactatcAAAGAAAGAGCAGCTCGGTAAACGTCAGTAAAAGTCAGATGCCTAAACAGCACTTTCATAATGAAGAGGTTAGGAagtgtaaataataattttacctTGTTGAGTAGTGCCAGATGAAAGCCTTGAAACTCTTTGGTGTTGAGCTCCATGGGCAGAGTGAGCGTCTCTCCTGTGATACTCTGCAGCTGCTGGATGAAGTTCCTACGCTGGGCCAGCGATAAACCTCCACCCCGCCAACGCACCTTGATGCCTGCCTCTGGCGGTGGCTTTTTACCAATCGAGGCGATCAAGCGGTCATACTCGATTTTTGTCTGGAAACACAATATAATAATGGAAAATAGATCAGAAGTGTGTAACTTCTTCACTGACAATGAAACCCATAAACACTTTGCTGTCGTGTCCCAATTTTAGATTATCCTAAATCATTATTTAGTGTTTATTCAATAACTGGAAATCAAGCGCACCCCCCTGTGCATTGC
This genomic interval from Solea solea chromosome 2, fSolSol10.1, whole genome shotgun sequence contains the following:
- the serpine3 gene encoding probable serpin E3, which translates into the protein MCRLPLASLFIGFWLVEGSQCSGSLQENMEALHTRFAVSLYQTLTETENNSNLIVSPVSVSLSLGLLQFGARGNTLAQLEQTLGYNVNDAQIQDFLLRSHGDMSNSSQGMWLQQSCTLFVQSGVRLLDEFTHHAAAWVNTTVVRANVTQPSHAGSQHSGHNHDETWPLQSGSSSGELSGSGEAQAEALWWGHWLQMALVNTVAFRGIWQKHFVFTNTQNLPFTLSDGSTIKVPMMYQATEVRFGQFRTLSDQRYTVLELSYLGRSLSLQVVLPSERKTPLSTIDSQLNARQLASWDTGLRRTKMDVFLPRFRMQNKFNLRSVLPAMGISDAFNPTAADFSGISVEEGLYVSDAFHEVRIEVTEDGTKAAAATAMVLLKRSRAPVFKADRPFLFLLRQINTGSVLFMGRVMNPADQAP